CCTGAGATTCAATTCTAAAAAAAGGGAGCTGGAGTTCAGCCAGTATCTTGTCCATCACTCCTTAAAAAGGGCAAACGGGGGGGGAGACAAATGTTGTCGCTGTGTAGCCTGGACAAATTACTTTTAATGATCATGTAATTAATGGAAATAGACTGAACGGTCTCAGAGCAAACAATGATTCTAATTGATTagcatttccctttttttagggaggaaggagggggacGAGCCCTGATTCTCTTTGTCCGGCGCCTCTATTGATTACCTGCTATATGTGTATCGCTCCGCATGTGTTTTCCTTCATTAAGAGATAACGGGTTCCTGATTACGCCCGTCCCTGGGTTTAATGTTGCTTAATGTCTACTTTGTCCCTGTGTCATGTCCCGGGGCAGCGGGGACAATGAGAGAGTGGGTGGGCTGCGGTGGGCCTGCAGCAGGGTAGATGCTGCTCGGGGTCTTgctgctgcagggggggggggatcagtgCAGAGGTTAGAAAAGCAGGAGCTTGTGGAGCTGACTGAGACGCAGCGTGTGGCCCCCGAGTCCGATTCACTCTCACTTCACACGCCGCTGTCTTTCTGCTAAACTGCCATTTTACTATCAATAAACGATTCACCCGGAGGAGAGGTGTCACAGGTCGATCcctcctgcagcagaaaggCTGTGCAACCGACTCAGTGGACCACACACACCAAGTCGGCTCTTTGAATTCTCTCCGCTTCGTTTAACTCTGCACTATTCAGTCCTGTCTGTGCAACTCAATGGTTAACATGCAATTCATTTCAccgtatatatatattctgtttatactgtatacactatttctattccatttatatttctgGATTTTCCTTGTTTTCTATGTTTAATTTTTACTTATATTACTTTACTGATGTCTGTTATTTCCCTTTCCTCTTCCCGGCTGTAACAGCTGATTTCCCTGTtttgggactaataaaggattatctctCTTTATTATACCGTAGATTATTTTGTATCTTGTTGCATCTATTGTATCTTATTGTATCTTAAATTATATTATCTTAGTGTATCCTATTGTAACATATATTGTATCTTATTGTGTCTTATTGTATCTTATCTCATCATATGAATATTGTATTGTATCTTATCCGATGTTATTGTATCTTTTCATACACATCACATCGCACTGCATCTATTGTATCGTATCTAAAATGATCTTATCGTATTGTATGGTATTGCATCATGATGGTAACGTATCATATTGCAACGTATTGTGGTGCATATATCGTATCGTAGATAATTGTATCTTATTTTATCATCTGCAtgtcatatcatctcacatctaCACCTGACACCCGTCCATTGAGCTGCCTGTCAACCTGACATCCCTGAGACGCTGCAGCGAACCAGCTGctgaacataaataaatgtgcctccatgacatatacacacatacacacacatacacatacacacacacacagacacacgcacacacacacacacacacacacacacacacacacacacaaatatagcAGCTCTTTAGGGGGGATTATAGGACACGAGCCCTTATTCTGTCGATTTCCGTTTATGTAGCCTGTAAATTGACCAAGTAAGAAATCACATAGGCTTCTGTCCTACTGAGCAATTCAGCGACCGGAATAACATACAGTGACAATTGGCCTAAGAAGAGAACTGCAGCGTTGTGAGGAGAATTGCATGTTAGCTAATTGTTAATTTAAGCGGCTCGCAGTGGCTAATTATGTCGGCACAGCCAAACCATTTGCATGATGGACCAGCCACCTGCCTGCAGGCGCTGCCAGGGCAAACTATATAATTACTGAACAGCAGTGGGGCAATTTTTGACTGTCGCCCCTTTTGTGTCACATGAATTCCTCGTAATGACATATTTCATTAGGGGGGCAAATATCACCCCTCCTCCGGTTTGCCGAACAAAACATGTAGGTCTCAACAGGTCCTAACTACACAGGACCTATTTACATCCACCTCCAGCCTGTATTTGAATAAACCTGTAGTTATGTGCATCTTCGCTGTGAGTTAAATGGACGAGCTGCGCCTTTTCTCAGCTCACATGCACAGGCTCTGCTCGGGTTAAAATAGACCAGGCCCTTTCTTTAAAGTGATTGCAGCCTGAACTCATTAAGCTGTCAAATGTCTGGGCTTTGGGATCTTGATTGCTTATTGTGTAGCAACATTcaaggaatttttttttttctacgcCTGCAAAGAGACGTACCCCCACTATTCAGGCACACAGAAGAATGGACTGACTGGAGGCCTGGTTTGAATATAGGATGGTTTGCTCAAGTTTTTTCCCACTTTACTATGAGATGTaaaaagttttattatttcagcatcgacataaaaagaaaagttacatgtataaatacacactttgaataaaattttgaaactaacaatttagtagcacttaaatggcacttacttgaAGGACTTTGTagatttgctttattttttaagaaattgtactttcttgattcttgttggtctgggtttgtaccctcggggttgaacgcacttattgtaagtcgctttggataaaagcgtcagctaaatgaaatgtaatataatgtaatgtgtatatgtatatataaaagtaGCAGTAGCACAAATAAACAAGTAAAAGTCCTGCATTCAAAATGTTGCTACGACAAACATATAGAAGTGTCGGCAGCAAAATGTCAGAAAGAATTGAAAGTAAAATTGTTAAAAATACAGAATTGACCCCATAAGGTATAAGATAGGATTTTGATGTATTATAACTTTGAGATCATTTTAACTACTTCTTATAGTGTTGGGTAGCCTATACCTTTatctgtaaaaatacaaaatgttacaAGATGATATATTTGACTGTAATATCTTAATTTGTTAAGTATCAAGTGACTTTCTGTCAAATAAATgagtacaaatataaatgtaatagaGTAACTATAGACTTTCCATCACTTTTACTAATATTTTACAACATACTTTTGATGATTATCATAACTTATCGaattaaataataacacaatataTTATAACATATATCTTAAATACCCTGGTGATTATGTCATGCAGATCAATGTAACTTCACTCCAGGTCTCATCAtttgaaagagagacagagcccCGGACATGAAAAGGAGCAGTTGTTGGTGCAGGTctgtggaggcagcagcaggaccCGGGTCAGTGTGGAGGGTTCAGTGTTAACGGGGTTAGTGATGGCTCGTTGCTTCCTAAAGGACTCCTGCTgccactgtacacacacatgacaagtCTGCTTTACACCGGCCTCCCTTAATTGGCATGTTTAACTGGagctctccatctccctctctctctactcctcacacacacacacacacacacatgcacacaaatccCTATCCCTCCTAGGACTTTATAGGTTAAACCATGCAGCCCCAACAAGCTCAACCTAATTCTGATCCACATTTTAGACTTAAATCTGTAACTATCATCCTAATTCCAATCATAACCTTaatctgttttaaataaatccaAATACTTTCATCAAATGATCTTAAATTCACCATTTTCCCTGCAAGCACACGAGGACCTGAATGAAAACAGTGGGAGCTTGAGTTGAGATGAGCACAGTGAGGAAAGGTACTTCATTATTTGACAGGACGAGAGCCCATTAGCAGCTGACTGAGATGGTTTGAGTACGACTGCCAACACGGAGCTCCCAGAGCAGAGCACAGCACTGAGGACTTTACCACAAATCTTCAAATCTAAAGATTTCTGTTTGAGTGTCACTAGTTATTGATGCTAGTTATCACAAATAAAGTTGAGATTACAACCGAATAGTAGTTTTTTTTCCCAGTTCCCAGGAGGCGTTTATTGGTTTGTATCCTCGAAATATCTTCAAACAAAACAGTATCTAATCCATCTGTTAAGAAAAACTCACTATTAGCTATAATATGATAAAGTAACCAGTGCTACCAAACTAACCACAGATTCTAAACtaaccacagcaacaacactaACCACAACAACTAAACTCAACAAGGCTACTAAACTAACCACTTATACTAAAGTAACAACAGATACTAAACTAACCACAGTTACTAAACTTACCACGTATACTAAAGTAACAACATAAACTAAACTAACCACAGCTACTAAACTTACCACTTATACTAAACTAACAACAGCTGCTAAGCTAACCACAGATACTTAACTATCAATAGTTACTAAACTAACAACAACCTCCAAACTAACCAAAGCAACTAAACTAACCACAGCTACTAAACTACAAAATCTTCCAACTAGCCACACCAACTAAACTAATCCCGGCTAACAAATTAACCACAGCTACTAAACTAACCACAGGAACTGAACTAACCACAGCTATCAAAGCCTTTCCACTCCTAAGCAGTCAGATCTCATGTTATGATCATGTTCCTCTCAGGTTCAGGTCCCAGCTGAAGCTACAGACGATCTAACTTCTCTCAGTTGGACTTTCGACTCTATGCAGATGATGCACTCTTTAAAACACATGATCTTCAACCACCAAACTCATGACAACAAATCAGTTTCAGAATTCCGAGGGAACAGAAGTTATTAGAAAACAAACCTGTGCTACTCTTAAATATCGTTACATCAAAaccagattttatttgtttgaggtttgggGTTTAGTTCAAATAAACTTAGGAGGAGATACATTTGTTAAAAAACTAAGTTTAAGTTCTCCAGAAACTTTCAAACTACCTTTAACAAGAGGTTGTAACTGTTAAAAGCAAATGTTATCATGATCATTTGTGTCCAAgtatttgtttttggttgtgttgtataTTCCCATAATACATGTAGAGAAGATGAATagtgaaaatatatttgacaAAAGTCGaaatcttttacatttttgtaaaagATCAAAACATACAGAATTATTGTGTATATTATTAAACAATACTTTATTGGGCGAAAGAAATGCTATTTGCTTATTTGTCTTCTATAACTTAATTCttttaaaatatagttttttttatttctgtttggtTTTGAAGTTCCTGCAGTTTTTCCTGCAACAACTGATTCATGGTGATTCTCCACAGTCAGTCTCTCTCCTACCttgtgtccttgagcaagatatTTAAAATCCTGCTGCCCAGTGTTAATCAACTGATGACttgtcaaaatgtaaaatatccatttcttcttttctggCTTTAAGTCGTTGAGTCTTGAATTGAAAAATCTTGTGATTCATGCTTTCCTACCCCCTCTTCAGCagtttcattaaaatgaaaatgaatggcATCCAGCCCCAGAGAAGTTTTCCTCCTGAGAAACAAAGCCAAAGACGGGAGGTGTATGAAATGTGATTTGTTcatcagagggagggagaaagaaaagactCCACTCAGCCGGCTCTGAATGCTGCATTTCATGCCTGCAACAATTATGCTGAAAGGTCAAGTATTACAGCATCTTGTGCCTCGCTTTGCATGCAAAAATATTTCAGTGCACAAATGACCCTCGTTTGTGCTCTTTGCACAATGGATTGAAGAAGCAGATAAACGTTGGacaattaaagattttcttGCTGCTAGCTGACAATAACATTTACCAAAGGGGGGTGATTGCAGTCGCTGTGTAATTGTGCTGTTTGTAATGCACGTGAATGCTGAGGCCTGCTGCGATGAAATGTTGAGTGAGAGGCgttgtgttttaaaaagaagaCTGTTTCATTCCAGCTCTAAATGTGGTTATTAGGGTTTCATATGTGAAAAGTAGCTCTGTCAAGTCTCTGGTTATAATGTGATGGAAATTGTTGGATTTGtcttgtttatatatttgatgtGTAGACCCACATGTTGTTGTTAATAATGAAGAATAATGTGTTGCTCTATTTCAGCACCGTGGACAGCACCAGATTCATCCTTTTACAAAAACCTTATAAAAGtaattcttaaaaaaataagaaatcattTCTGTAATTCACTTcaacaaattatgttttcattagtttTTTTCCTTAGATTTCTTACTTCAAATTAAAGCAAGTTAATCATATATAAACATGATTAGGAATATGCCAGGAATCAAATTTCTACATTAATTAATGAGTCCAACGAAGACTCTTTAATTTGAATTTTGGCATTGTTACCCTCCTAACCTTTATGGTGTACTTTGGAGTAATCATTTGAagtattatttaatttgttaatgATTATATTCTCTTTCTCACGTCTATCGTCTGTGTCTTAAAAGCATAAGTAAGGCTGCAAACATTTCAAACGACTTAAGTTTTTCCATCCTGAGGAGCCGTTGTGTTCTCTGAATATTTATTCTCAATTTTTTTAGAGATAAAAGGGGACATCTTTAAATTTccaatgaggaaaaaaaaagactttactactttaaaagtgaaatttaaataaaaatgaaatatgtatagtttgttatttttaaattgtcaAAGTCACCATGAGGATTTAAATCAGCTCTTGTTCTCCCCCAAGAATTTATTGCAGCCTGAACTTTTCCAGACGCAGCCATATTTAATTCCCTCTTTAAACACTGACTTCATTCCACGGTCActaacaacaaacacagatatgGATGCTGCACATTATCCACGAAAGTGAAACTGAGGCTAAAGCGACGAGTGAAATTCACATGCAGCTCGTCGCTAACTCAAATATGATTACCTGGAGATTAGGGACTAATTGCTTGGGCTTCGGGGAGAGCAGCCCCGCATAAAGCCAGGAGGACTTGTGGAGCTGCACTGTGGCTTTCTACAAAAGGAAGCGATGAGAGCACACACGCTTCCAACAAGTCATTCTCAACAGCTACAAGCTGCACACAAAGACCACACACGGCGCCAAAGACATGGTAATGTAATCCCAAACTTCTCACTTCTGTGCGCAACAAAACAGGCGCAGCGAAACACCTAATAGAAGATGTTGTGTGATGCTGGAGAGATTCCCTCCTGAAAGGAGCCTAGAGGAGTTGGTGGGATCTGCTCGGTGGCAAAGATACGCGAGTGCAGGAGAAACTCACAGGTccttcaaataatttttttcaaagctgcgtgtttaaaatataaatgaatgttTCAAGAAATTAACCAGTCAGGAAAAATCACATCCAACTGAGTCCGAGCCACCAAACCAAACCTCTGAGGGGCTCTGAGAGGTTCTGCGATGGAGGAGCACATGTTTGAAGTTTGAATCAACCCCCttccccctccctcaccccataaaataaaaaggataaataaCCATTTTAACGCAGTCGTAGGTCAAATATAATTTCCCCAACCTAACATgccaggaaacagagagaggaggagcagtaaaCACCTCGAGATCCAAACCAGGGAGCAGAAGACAGGATGTATAAAACACGAGTCAGGTGCAAACTGGTCCTGGAGCATTAATGCAgcttattattgtttattaataaaaaaaaggaaacaccaACATCTATTTTGTCATATTCTAACACAAAACTAATTCTTCTATATTTGTAACATACATTTTTGGTTATTTGTAACATACACCTGGTTATTAGTATCATTTTATTAGGCTTATTTGTAGCAAACGAAAATTggaccattattattattattattattattattattattattattattattattattatgctatTTAAGTCGTCACTAGGAGATATAGGTCAACCGATACGTCTGCTTTCTCGTTCTGGGTCAAGATCATAGCTCGTTCTCTGTAACTCTGTTAGGCCTCGATAGTACAAGTTTCCTATACGAGGTTAGGTGCCTTAGATAATAAGGTAAGTTaggtatttaaataatttaaatataattatgcatgtgatttggtgctatagaaatacaaattaaaaattgaAGAATTAAATCAAACGATGTCCCCAAAGAAGTTAAGTTGGTAAGGTTTGTTAGAAAGTGAGTTTCCAGATGTGGCCaatgaatgaaatgtaaaaatgttttaaactgcAAGAAAAAACgttccaataaaaaaaaaaaaatcctctaatgtacatttatttaattcagaTAATTTGGAATCCATCTAATTTAACCCCCGTCGCTAAGCAACCacataatttaacatttaagacACATATATCGTTATTCGTTGGCTGGAGAATAATCCACAAATAATAATCGTAGTATTaggcctgttttattttgaagagcaAATGCTGACAGAATGAATAACTTGGATAGAATAAATATCCCTTCATTCTCGCAGACGACAGTTTATAGGTTAACTTTACAAAAGGTGTTTGTCACGGACACAAACCTCCTGACAATCCCCTGATAGATTATTGATGAAGCGGCTGATAGCAGAGCGCTTATTTGAGCAGAATACTTCAGGGGTTTCCATCGATAAGCTGCAGCGCTTTGAGCTGCGAGTGTGTTTGATGTGGGAGCCGAGAGACCTCACCTTTCCTGACTCACACACGCcgagcacacaaacaccagggactcgaacacacacaaggaaagaGAATAAGAAAAAAGGCTGAGTATGCTCTGCAGGTCACGATAACACTGAGGTGTGTGCGAGGAGGAAACTGGAGAATAGGCCTCCACTATTCAACCGTCTTTGCAGAATTAGAGTCTGAGTGTTGatttcatatttgtattttgtcaCTTTGCAAAACCTGGACTGGTTgagcaaaaaaacagaaaacctgcatctgcattttaaaagttatttatcACAATGAACCCAAGAATTAGTAGAAAAAACTACCTTcttaaaaaaaggaggagaaatacGAACTGATTAAAcgaataataaaaaatgatatgATGTTTGTATTCGTAAATAATTGTTTGATGTCTCCAAAAACCCATGTCTAGGTCTGTGCGTAAAAATAGGTTCCACAAGAAAAAGCTTATATCTGTCGTGTTTCCATAATTTATTAATAGGACTGTTCTGTAGTAAGTCAAATATCTATATAagttacaaagaaataaaacgTATACAAATACCAATGAAACGACAACAAACCGTCAATAGCGTCAAAAACTTTGTACAACAGAGAGCTAAAATCCAAACCTCTTACAGAAATATACAAGCTAGATCTACGGCTTACATTAAATTCTATCTTAAATCAGcaagtgtctgtttgtttgtttgtttgtttgtgagggGGGGGAATCGAAGTTTCCTCTCCACCTTCCTGTCCAGCTTCTACTTCTCCTCTTTCTGCGCATTTACGCGATTCTTCTCTTGTTCTCAATAtaatttacataaataaatccCAAGACTTTCACCATCCTGCAGTTTCAGGACTGAGTGTTTTTCTTCCATGTGAGTCTCTCGtctttttttactattttcttcttttttttccaaaaggTGGAAAATGCAAGGGGAAGGAGGTGGGCTTCTCTTTCAGATATGCATCACCTTTACACGGTGCAACTCGAGGTCCTGTGCAGGTGTGAGCTCGGAGCCGCCGCCTCTTGTCACCACGTCCTGCCGTACAACAGGGCGGAGCACTGCAGGGCCGAGCCGTACTCCGAGCCCGGGGAGTTGAGGTGCGACAGGCCGGGCACCTGGCCCTGCAGCGACGGGGGGCTGGAGGAGTGCGGGAGGGCCAGGTCCGGAGAGTGGCCCGTGCTGCCCACCTGCCCGGCCTGGTGCTGCCCGAGGCCGGACGTGTTGTTGGACATGATCATGTTGCCTCCTTGCTGGTGGTGGGTctgtgtggaggaggtgggCGTGTGGCCGGTGCCTTGGCACGGCTTCCCGTCCTTCACCAGCACCGGCACGGCCACCCTCCGTggggactgctgctgctgctgctgctgctgctggcacgACCCCCCGTCctgctgcatctgctgctggGACACCTTGTCCTTGGCCTGCCTCTTCATCTTGTAGCGGTGGTTCTGGAACCAGATCTTCACCTGGGTCGGGGTGAGGTGGATCATGCTGGCCAGGTGCTCCCTCTCCGGCGCAGACAGGTATTTCTGCTGCTTGAAGCGCCGCTCCAGCTCGTACACCTGCGCCTGGGAGAAGAGAACTCGCCTCTTCCTCCGCGGGGTGCTGGACAGGGAGCCCATGCCTTTGCCCACGTCCGCCAGGGAGCTGAGGCTGCCCATGCTGCCCATGTTCATGCCCGACGACGAGCCCATGAAGCGAGAAACTAGAAGAAAAGAACATGAATACAATGAATTCTACAAGCCGGTTTTTATAAGGAACACACCAGAGAAATATGGGTTTTGAAGGACACAATTATAGTGTTTTAATTCCCTAAAACTCAGTCTGAAATTATTAATCATAAAGTGCAACACGACCACATTGTGCATTTTGACAAACAGCTGAGCAGAAGAAAGACAGATGATCAGAGGCAGGTGCCCTCATCCATTAATGTCAAGCACACAATGCGCGTCAAAGTCCAGATTCATAAATACACAACTGAGAAATTCTATCAAATAACAAGTGCGGCTAAAGTTCACCACTGACGGCACAGTGTTGTTGGTTTAATGCGATGAAAGAGTCGGCACAGGTTAATAAATTATCTTAAATAAACGCCCAACGCTTAAAGGGACATTTTATCAGTCACGCTCCTGTAGTGAGACTTTTTCTTTATGAACAGATATCGCCCTCCATGAATTAAATCAACTATTATTAAGCTTTATTTTTGGcttaatttaataataacaaaataagacaaaaatcGAGACTAAGAGCGACATGGAGAGTATTTTCCTCTGCGCGTAATTACGCACGGTGGACCGAAGCGAGGCACCGTGCGTAAAATTCACCCAAGCGGGCACCAGTCACCACCCGAAGCCGGATTCAAAGCCCAGGTGCGGGATACTCACTGGTGGAGAAGCGTGGGTCCGGGTTGGCTCCGTACCAGCCGTTGGCGCTGCCCCTCATGCCGTCCTGGTACGACGGCAGGTCGCCCATGTTGCCCAGGTTGCCGTTG
This Limanda limanda chromosome 12, fLimLim1.1, whole genome shotgun sequence DNA region includes the following protein-coding sequences:
- the nkx2.1 gene encoding homeobox protein Nkx-2.1 — protein: MSMSPKHTTPFSVSDILSPLEESYKKLSMENNNLGAPLTSYRQPQVSQAAMQQHHMGHNGTVSAAYHMTAAGVSQLSHSAMGGYCNGNLGNMGDLPSYQDGMRGSANGWYGANPDPRFSTISRFMGSSSGMNMGSMGSLSSLADVGKGMGSLSSTPRRKRRVLFSQAQVYELERRFKQQKYLSAPEREHLASMIHLTPTQVKIWFQNHRYKMKRQAKDKVSQQQMQQDGGSCQQQQQQQQQSPRRVAVPVLVKDGKPCQGTGHTPTSSTQTHHQQGGNMIMSNNTSGLGQHQAGQVGSTGHSPDLALPHSSSPPSLQGQVPGLSHLNSPGSEYGSALQCSALLYGRTW